The genomic window GAGAACAATTGAAATTCCTATAATGATGGAAATTATGGGTAGCAGTGATTCCAAAAGGATCCTTGAAGTTGGAAATGTTATTTCTCATTATTTCCCTGTAAATCATGATATTGTTGATAAATATGAGAAAAACAAAGGGGTTATTAACTGTGACATCTCAGAAATCCCGAGTTCTGAAAAGTATGATCTGATTGTCAGTATTTCAACTTTGGAACATGTTGGTTGGGATGAACATGTTTTTGATAATAATGTTCAGGGGGATATTAGTTCTTTAGATGATACTAAAATTCCAAAAGCCATCAGAAAACTCGAATCTTTACTTAATAATCGAGGAAAAATTATTGTTACCTTGCCAATTGGATATAATGGAATATTAGATAAATTATTAAAAGATAAAAAGCTTCCTTTTAGTGAAGTTTACTATTTGAAACGAATTAGTAAAGATAATCAATGGAGGCAAGTTAGTCGGGAAGATATTGATAATCTTAATTATGATTTCATCCCATATTATAGAGCTAATGGATTAGTTATTGGAATTATTGAAAATTTTCTGATCTAGAAAATAGAGATAATGAATATAGTTACTAATTTATCATTTTATAAATCTTTTTACACAAATTGGACCAATTATAATTTTCATTAACTTCTTTCATTAATTTCTTAGGATTTTTTTCCAATTTTCCAGGGTTTAAAATTAATTTTTGTAGCCTTTCAGCCAAATAATCACTATCATCCTGTTTGATTAATTCACCATAATCAATTATTTTTAGCAGATCTTTTGCTCCACCAACATCAGTAGTAACAAGGTAATTTCCAAAATAGGCCGCTTCTATTAAAGCTATTCCAAAGCTTTCGGATCTTGAAGGGAAACAAAAGATTTTTGATTGAGAGTAAAATTTATAGATCTTATCTCTGTCAGATACATATCCTTTAAATATTACTTTATCTTTTAAATGAGGGTTTTCTATAAAATATTTTTTGATATATTCTTCTTCAAATGATTTTTCTATACTGCCAATAAGAACTAATTTCCAATCCTCTAATTTTTCAATTTTGGAAAAAGCTTCTAATAAAACTTCAGTTGCTTTTGCAGGAGTCCCTAAATTTCCTACAGTTAAAATATAATTCTTTTTTTTCGGTATTTTAGTTTTTTGGCTAATATATATTCCATTGGGGATGCGAATCAGCTTATTTGGAGGTATAGTTTCTGTTTCAATTAGTTTCTTATATTGTTTAGACGATTCCACGCTTATACAGTCTATTAAATGTTTAATGGCAATCTTTTGCAGGAATCCAAAAACTCCCTTTTTGTTTATCAAGATTGAAGTTATTAAATCATCAGCATCCAATTTTACATAGGTTTTTCCCTGGGGATTCAAAAGTTTGTAAACTAAGAAATAAGAGAAAATACCTATAGTATCATGAAGATGAAATGATTGTAATACATCTATTTTTCTAGAATTTTTTATTAGATAACATAAAACATCCCTGGTTTCAGTCTTAAATTTTTTATTAAGGAAAATTAATTTTAGATATTCACTATTCAACTCCGCTTTGAGATAATCATAGTCATCATTATTATAAGTGAGAATTGCCGCATCATAATTAAATGATTTTCCCATGGTATAAGGTAACAGCCCCACATCTTTAATCAAATGAAAATTCATGAGTTTTGGAAAAATGCATAAATACTTTTTTTTGGAATTTTTCATAATATTCCCCTGATTGATGAGTAATCTGGTAGTCTGGCATGGCACATAATGAAGTGTTTCAATTCTTTATTGGGTTATATATTTTTCTTTTCTATAATTAGCTTCTCAATTATATGATGTTAAATCGGGTGTTGTAATCAAAAGATTATAATATTAACTTCCTTTGGTGAATAGTATTTAAATAACCTGTTATTTATAAAAAAGAAATGTAATATATTTTTTTAAAAAAATTATTAAAAAGATTATTTCAAAAAAGGGTTTAAAATGGTAAACTAGCGTAGTATCCCCTATGGATATAGTTTGAAGTATCCCAATTGTTAATAACTCCAAATTCATTGTAGTTATTACTTCCATCGGCATTAAACCATGCACCAACGTAGATTTGGGCCCAAACATGACCATATGTTCCACTTGCAAAATTACAGGTTCCATGTTCATAGCGTGCAGCTAAGCCTGTGGCTCGGCTTAAAGCGACAATTAAATGTGCAATATCGCAGCAATTCCCATTTCCATCATTTAAAACCCCAAGTGCTCCTTTGGTAGTATTGTAATAAAAGGAATATTCCACACAATCTCTGACCCAGTTAAAGATTTTAACCGCTTTTTCATAAGGATCAGTAGTATTTCCAACAATACCATTAGCATAAGCTATA from Methanobacterium formicicum includes these protein-coding regions:
- a CDS encoding transglutaminase-like domain-containing protein; this encodes TSGNKAAFAAMKPWVAVIYIGPTGLESYLGATANCQSNNPTIIAYANGIVGNTTDPYEKAVKIFNWVRDCVEYSFYYNTTKGALGVLNDGNGNCCDIAHLIVALSRATGLAARYEHGTCNFASGTYGHVWAQIYVGAWFNADGSNNYNEFGVINNWDTSNYIHRGYYASLPF
- a CDS encoding glycosyltransferase family 4 protein, giving the protein MKNSKKKYLCIFPKLMNFHLIKDVGLLPYTMGKSFNYDAAILTYNNDDYDYLKAELNSEYLKLIFLNKKFKTETRDVLCYLIKNSRKIDVLQSFHLHDTIGIFSYFLVYKLLNPQGKTYVKLDADDLITSILINKKGVFGFLQKIAIKHLIDCISVESSKQYKKLIETETIPPNKLIRIPNGIYISQKTKIPKKKNYILTVGNLGTPAKATEVLLEAFSKIEKLEDWKLVLIGSIEKSFEEEYIKKYFIENPHLKDKVIFKGYVSDRDKIYKFYSQSKIFCFPSRSESFGIALIEAAYFGNYLVTTDVGGAKDLLKIIDYGELIKQDDSDYLAERLQKLILNPGKLEKNPKKLMKEVNENYNWSNLCKKIYKMIN